One Balaenoptera musculus isolate JJ_BM4_2016_0621 chromosome 13, mBalMus1.pri.v3, whole genome shotgun sequence genomic region harbors:
- the LOC118906215 gene encoding chromobox protein homolog 1-like, translated as MGKRQNQKKVEEVLEEEEEEYVVEKVLHRRVVKGKVEHLLKWKGFSDEDNRWEPEENLDCPDLIAEFLQPQKTAHGTDKSEGGKRKADSDSEDKGEESKPRRRKRVRKATRLCSGLEPEWIIGATDSSGELMFLMKWKNSDEADLVPAKEAKVNVPTGCHILL; from the coding sequence ATGGGGAAAAGACAAAACCAGAAGAAAGTGGAGGAGGTgctagaagaagaggaagaagaatatgTGGTGGAAAAAGTTCTCCACCGCCGAGTAGTAAAGGGCAAAGTGGAGCACCTCCTAAAGTGGAAGGGGTTCTCGGATGAGGACAACAGATGGGAGCCAGAAGAAAACCTGGATTGCCCCGACCTCATCGCCGAGTTCCTGCAGCCACAGAAAACAGCACATGGGACAGATAAATCAGAGGGAGGCAAGCGCAAAgctgattctgattcagaagatAAGGGGGAGGAGagcaaaccaagaagaagaaagagagtcAGAAAAGCCACAAGGCTTTGCTCGGGTTTGGAACCCGAGTGGATTATTGGAGCTACAGACTCCAGTGGAGAACTCATGTTCCTGATGAAGTGGAAAAACTCTGATGAGGCTGACCTGGTCCCTGCCAAGGAAGCCAAAGTCAACGTGCCCACAGGTTGTCATATCCTTCTATGA